The genome window GCAAGTTGCTCGGCCACGAGCGTGGCAAGCCGTTCCGAGCGCTTCCCGAAGATCATCTCCTTGAGCGTCTGCATCGCAACACGCAGCTTCTCGTTCTCGGCGTCAAGCGCGAGCACCATCTCGGTTAGAGCGGCTGGATCAGTCGGGAGAACGTCCGGGCGAATCGCCATGAACGGACCATACATCCGCGCGCCACAGGCTCCAGCGAAATCCTCTCCTCTCAGCCGACAACGGCCGGCTGCTTCACAGGCTTGGGTGAGACGCGCGTCCACTCGAGTCCGTCGAGCAGCATCGCGAGCTGCGTCGCACTGAGATGCACCACGCCGTCGCGGATCGGCGGCCAAGTGAAGTGCCCCTGGTGCAACCACTTCGTCACCAGCACCATGCCGCTGCCGTCCCACGCCAGAAGCTTCACCCTGTCCATGCGTTTGCTGCGGAACACGAAGACGTCGCCACAATACGGGTTCACACGCAGCGCTTCGCTCACCAATGCCGACAGCGTATGCACCGACTTGCGGAAATCGACCGGCTGTGTCGCCAGCACCACCTTGAGGTCAGAGCGTAGCGCAATCACCGGATGCCCCGAAGCGCCGCCAGCACGGTCGACAGCGTCGCCAGCTCCACGCCCGGCTCGACCCGGATGCGCGCCCCGTTCACCTCGATCTCGACAACTCCGCAAACCTTGGCCGGCGGCGCGGCGATCTCCAAAGGCTTCGTCTGTAGCCGCGAAATACGCTCGGGCTCGCCGGCTGTCCCGCTACCGCTCTCGGCACCAATTTGGATTGGCACGAAGTTCGGCGCCTTGCCCACCACCACCGCCGCCGCAACTTGGCGTCGCCACACCGTAAGCAGCCCCCGCGAAACGCCGTTGCGCCGCGCAACCTCGGAGATGTTCGCACCCTCCCCAAAGCTCTCCGCCACGATCCGGGCCTTCTCCTCGCCCGTCCACCGACGCCGTCGGCGCTCCCCAGTGATCACTTCGACGCGACGATAGGAGTCATCTTCCTGCCTGGCATCAAGCATGGCATTTGCCATCGTTCCACCTCCACCGATCAGCTCATGCCAGGCTGTATCGCGCGCAAGCCGAGGGGTGGCTAGGTGGGGGCCTCATGCCGGTTACCCTCATGTAAGTTGCTCCCCGAGCAGACGGGCGGGCGGGGGCGACAATGAGGCGGCCGAGCATGGCGACTAGGAAGGAACTGACGGCAGCTGTGGGCGAACGCTACCGATCGAGCGATCGCGTGGAGAAGGCGCGGATATTGGATGAGTTCGTCAATGTCACTGGATATCATCGCAAGCATGCGATGCGGCTGCTGCGGGGCCACGATGGGTCGCGAACAGGTCGTCGGGCGCGGCGCCGGATTTACGGTGAAGCCGAACGCAATGCGCTCGCACTCCTCTGAGAAGCCTCGGACCGGGTTTGCGGGAAGCGGCTGAAAGCCTTGATATCGATGCTGATCGACGCGATGGAGCGGGCACAGCCATCTTGACCTCGCTCCCGAGATCCGCGGCAAGCTGCTTTCGATGAGCGCGGCGACGATCGACCGGGCGTTGGGCCGGATTCGGGAGGGGCTCGGTCGCCAGCGCCGGCGACCGGCCGCACACGCCCTACGACGCAGTATTCCGATACGGACTTCGGCGGATTGGAATGATCCCGCACCGGGCTTCGTGGAGGCGGACCTTGTCGCCCACAGCGGTCCATCGGCGCGCGGCAGTTTCGTACAGACCCTGGTCCTCACTGATGTCGTGACCGGCTGAACGGAATGTGCGCCGCTGATCGTGCGCGAGCAGACGCTGCTGAGCACCGTGCTGACGGAATTGCGTAAGCAATTGCCCTTCGCGCTTCTTGGCTTGGACACGGCCAATGACACCGTTTTCATGAACGAGACGCTCAAGACGTACTGTGACACGGCCAGTATCATTTTCACGCGCTGCCGGCCGTACCGCAAAAACGATCAAGCGTTCGTCGAGCAAAAGAACGGCGCTGTCGTGCGCAGGATGGTCGGCTACAATGACCGTCATGGCGTATCCTCAGCCGTAAGCAGTCGGCCAGAGGGTTCGGGCAGAATGTGCTTCTCCGCAGCAAGCTTGATTGAGGCCTCCATGACTGACGCCGCCAGCGTGGGATTATCCTTCAGATCTTCCAAGGTAGCATCGACGTCGAACCGGCCCTGGCTGAGCGTCGCCGCCATGCTCTTGCTGTAGGGCGCGGACTTAAGAGCCGGCACCTGTTGCAGGAGTCGCTGAAGCTCTTGGCTTTTCTTCATGAAGAGGCGGACCCCGGTGTCGGATTTATAGCCGTCCGTGCCGACCTTGATGCCGAGGCTCAAGAGATTGTTTGCGCTTTGGACGAGATCGTCCGGATTGTAACCATCCGGGCGGGGATCGATGCGCGCCGGATAGTGGTCGAGTATGACCTGGATGCGGTCGCGAGGCTGAGGAGCCGCCGAATAGGCCTCCGCCAGTTCCGGGAAAAGCGCGACGAGTGCTGGGCTCACCGTCAGCTTTGCCTCGCTCACGCGTCCGACTGCCTCACGCAGGACCTGCTCATCCGCCCTCGCTGCCCAAGCATCGAGGTCGGCGACGAGCAACTCGGCCGTTTCGCGAGCGACCGGATGGGCTGCGACCTCGATCTCGTGCCTCGCCTGCTCGAGCTTGTCCTGGATTTCCTGGCAACGCACCTGCTCCTGGTTCAACAGGCCACCGATCTGTCGCCTGAGCTCGTGCTGAACGCCCTCGTAAGTGCCAAAGATGGCCCGCTCGGCAAACCAGTGTCGACCTTGATGGGACTGCGCCAGAAAGCTTCGCTGCAGGCTGCTATAGACTTCCAAAACATTCGTCGTGGCCGCGAGGATCTGGCTGGCACGACTGAACTGGTAGCTATCATCCTTGATCGCCGGCGTATGCGACTTTGGCGGCTTGAGCGAGCGAACGCCGCGAGCTTGCTCCTTCTCATCGAACCGCCGGACATGCTGATAAAGTTGTGGCCGGTCGGCGAGGATAATGACGGTATCCCCGTCGAAGTCGCCATCGAGCTTGTTCTGTTCACCAGGCGGGACTGCAACCAATGACCCCGGAGCGAACAATTCAATTGCCTGCAGAATGCCGACACATTCGACCTGCACGTCCACCTTCGCGCGGTCCTTACGCTCGGTCCAGCTCGAATGGCACTTGACGTCCTCGGCCGACATCACCAGTCCACGGTCGGCGTAGT of Bradyrhizobium barranii subsp. barranii contains these proteins:
- the tnpB gene encoding IS66 family insertion sequence element accessory protein TnpB (TnpB, as the term is used for proteins encoded by IS66 family insertion elements, is considered an accessory protein, since TnpC, encoded by a neighboring gene, is a DDE family transposase.), which codes for MIALRSDLKVVLATQPVDFRKSVHTLSALVSEALRVNPYCGDVFVFRSKRMDRVKLLAWDGSGMVLVTKWLHQGHFTWPPIRDGVVHLSATQLAMLLDGLEWTRVSPKPVKQPAVVG
- the tnpA gene encoding IS66-like element accessory protein TnpA — its product is MANAMLDARQEDDSYRRVEVITGERRRRRWTGEEKARIVAESFGEGANISEVARRNGVSRGLLTVWRRQVAAAVVVGKAPNFVPIQIGAESGSGTAGEPERISRLQTKPLEIAAPPAKVCGVVEIEVNGARIRVEPGVELATLSTVLAALRGIR